In the genome of Anabaena cylindrica PCC 7122, the window GGATTTTGTTTTGGCGTTGCTACTGTTTGAGAAGCCAACATTTTAAAAAATTCTCGGTAATCTGTAAGTCAGACCTTCCACGTTTTTCAGAGCGGAAGCTAATTGATGGTTAGTACCACTGACTACTGATAAATTATCATAAATAGTGATAAAGAACCTCTAGGTTAATTATTTCTGACCTGACTTGATGATGTTAAAAGTTTCAAAAGTTAAAATGGGAAACTGTCATAAGTTAGGTATTGTATTGCTGGAAGCCGGCTATGTAATGATAAAGCCATGAACAAAACGGTTGAAGTTTTACCGGATCTGCCAGCGCTGGTAGCACGGGCGCTAGATTTAATCTTGTCCAAACTGGAAGCTGCCATTAAGGAACGGGGGCAATTTACTATTGCCTTATCTGGTGGTAGTACACCTAAGCCATTGTACGAAGCAATAAGTAAGCAAAACCTACCTTGGGATAAAATTCATGTATTCTGGGGAGATGAGCGTTATGTACCACCAGATCACTCTGATAGCAATGAATTGATGGCACGTCGTGCCTGGTTAAATCAGGTTGCTATCCCAGCAGCTAATATTCACGCTATGCCAACCCTATCGGCTGATCCAGCGGTGGATGCGGCTAAGTATGAAAAGCACCTGCAAGAATTTTTTAATTCTGCGCCAGGAAATTTTCCCGCATTGGATGTAGTTTTATTAGGAATGGGTGATGATGCTCACACTGCATCTTTGTTTCCACATACAGAAGCTCTGAATGTCAGCGATCGCTTGATTACTGTGGGCAACAAAGACGGTAATCCCCGGATCACCTTCACATACCCATTTATCAACGCGGCTCGGTGCGTGCTTTTTGCGGTGGCTGGTGCTAATAAACGACCAGCTTTAGCCCAAATTTTTGCTCCTGTAGCCGATGATTTTGCCTATCCATCTCGCTTAATTAAACCCCAAGGGGAATTATTATGGCTGCTAGATGCAGCAGCAGGTTTGGAAATCAAACCTTAAATTTAGTAGATGACAGGCAACAGGGAACAGGGAAACGAGGAAAATTGAAGAAGAATACATCCGTCAGAATGCAATCAGTGGCCGGGATTATTCATCCGCCAGTCGGACAAAATTCATTCTGAATTCTGACTCCTGACTCCTGAATTCTGTTCGATAACCTTATTGCCTATTGCCTTCTTCCACTGACAACTAATAACTGCTTGCCAGTACTATATTTTACTATGACCTTGACAAAGGCTTAAATTCATGATCGTCTGCCCGAATTGCAATCATCCCAACCCAGACGGCGCTGTTCAGTGTGAAGCTTGCTACACTCCTTTACCAGCAACTACTAACTGTCCCAGTTGTGGGGCAACTGTACAGGCAGATGCTGCTTTTTGCGGTCAGTGTGGCTATAACCTGCACTCCAATACTGCTGTACCGGAGCCAACAATAGTAGGATCAACTATAGCCCCTGATATGCCTGTGGAATTACCACCATTGGTGTCACCTGACCCAATGTTAGAACTTTTACAACCAGATGCTCTAGGACTCAATGTTCCTGCTCAACCTCCTGCCCTTTCTAACCTACCACCAACGGTAGTCGCAGTAGCACCAGAACCCGTACAAGCACCCGCGCCAGTTCCACCACCGGAAGCTATCGCACTACCTGCACCAGAACCTATACAAGCACCCGCACCA includes:
- the pgl gene encoding 6-phosphogluconolactonase — protein: MNKTVEVLPDLPALVARALDLILSKLEAAIKERGQFTIALSGGSTPKPLYEAISKQNLPWDKIHVFWGDERYVPPDHSDSNELMARRAWLNQVAIPAANIHAMPTLSADPAVDAAKYEKHLQEFFNSAPGNFPALDVVLLGMGDDAHTASLFPHTEALNVSDRLITVGNKDGNPRITFTYPFINAARCVLFAVAGANKRPALAQIFAPVADDFAYPSRLIKPQGELLWLLDAAAGLEIKP